From a region of the Sinorhizobium sp. B11 genome:
- a CDS encoding NADP-dependent malic enzyme, whose translation MSQMEKKERPVTSVTDKEALEFHAMGRPGKLEINPTKPMATQRDLSLAYSPGVAVPVKAIATDPATAYDYTTRGNMVAVISNGTAILGLGNLGALASKPVMEGKSVLFKRFADVDSIDLEVDTENIDEFINCVRFLGPSFGGINLEDIKAPDCFVIESRLRELMDIPVFHDDQHGTAIIAAAGLINALELTGRDLKTTKLVCNGAGAAAIACVELIKSMGFAPENIILCDTKGVIYQGRTEGMNQWKSAHAAKTDTRTLEEAMQGADVVFGLSQKGAFSEEMIHSMADRPIIFAMANPDPEITPEEVARIRDDAIMATGRSDYANQVNNVLGFPYIFRGALDVRATTINDAMKIAAVNALASLAREDVPDDVAAAYQGNRPRFGAQYIIPVPFDPRLISAIPAAVAEAAIESGVARKIITDMAGYKRELSARRDPIASTLASLYERVRRHPKRVVFAEAEEEQVLRAAMSYANQQLGTAILLGREDLIHATAERAGIDLNRPGLEIVNARISTRVEAYIDYLYARLQRKGYLHRDAQRLIHNDRNHFAATMVALGDADGMVTGITRNYSTALEDVRRCIDHKPGHRVIGVSIALCRGRTVFVADTAVHDMPTAEELADIAEEAAGLARRMGYQPRVALLAYSTFGHPSGERSERVREAVKILDKRRVDFEYDGEMAADVALNRKVMEQYPFCRLSGPANVLVMPAFHSASISTKMLQELGGSTVIGPILVGLDKAVQITSMGAKDSDIVNMAAIAAYAAGS comes from the coding sequence GAGATCAACCCGACCAAGCCGATGGCGACACAGCGCGACCTCTCGCTTGCCTATTCTCCCGGCGTCGCGGTGCCCGTCAAAGCCATCGCCACCGATCCTGCCACTGCCTACGACTATACGACCCGCGGCAATATGGTCGCCGTCATCTCCAACGGAACCGCCATCCTTGGCCTTGGCAATCTCGGAGCATTGGCTTCCAAGCCGGTCATGGAAGGCAAATCGGTTCTCTTCAAGCGTTTCGCTGATGTCGATTCCATCGACCTCGAGGTAGACACCGAAAACATTGACGAATTCATCAATTGCGTGCGCTTCCTCGGCCCGTCCTTCGGCGGCATCAATCTGGAAGACATCAAGGCGCCGGACTGTTTCGTCATCGAAAGCCGCCTGCGCGAGCTGATGGATATTCCCGTATTCCATGATGATCAGCACGGCACGGCAATCATCGCTGCCGCCGGCCTCATCAATGCGCTGGAACTCACCGGGCGTGATCTCAAGACCACCAAACTTGTCTGCAACGGTGCGGGTGCTGCCGCCATCGCGTGCGTCGAACTCATCAAGTCGATGGGATTTGCGCCGGAAAATATCATCCTCTGTGATACCAAGGGTGTCATCTATCAGGGCCGCACCGAAGGCATGAACCAGTGGAAGTCGGCGCATGCGGCAAAGACCGATACCCGCACGCTGGAAGAAGCCATGCAGGGCGCCGATGTGGTTTTCGGCCTGTCGCAGAAGGGTGCCTTCTCCGAAGAGATGATCCACTCCATGGCCGACCGGCCGATCATCTTCGCCATGGCCAATCCCGATCCGGAAATCACGCCGGAGGAAGTCGCCCGTATCCGTGATGACGCCATCATGGCGACCGGCCGTTCGGACTATGCGAACCAGGTCAACAACGTGCTGGGCTTCCCCTATATCTTCCGCGGCGCCCTCGACGTTCGTGCTACGACCATCAACGATGCAATGAAGATTGCCGCTGTAAACGCACTCGCCAGCCTCGCCCGTGAAGATGTGCCCGACGATGTTGCGGCTGCCTATCAGGGCAATCGTCCGCGTTTCGGCGCGCAATACATCATCCCGGTTCCCTTCGATCCGCGCCTGATCTCCGCCATTCCGGCCGCCGTTGCCGAGGCGGCGATCGAAAGCGGCGTCGCCCGCAAGATCATCACCGACATGGCTGGCTACAAGCGAGAGCTGTCGGCCCGCCGCGATCCGATCGCCTCCACGCTCGCCAGCCTTTATGAGCGTGTGCGCCGTCACCCGAAGCGGGTGGTTTTCGCCGAGGCCGAAGAGGAGCAGGTGCTGCGCGCCGCCATGTCATACGCCAATCAGCAGCTTGGCACCGCCATACTGCTCGGCCGCGAGGACCTGATCCATGCAACGGCCGAACGCGCCGGGATTGACCTCAATCGCCCAGGCCTCGAGATCGTCAACGCCCGTATCTCGACCCGCGTCGAGGCCTATATTGACTATCTCTATGCCCGCCTTCAGCGCAAAGGCTACCTGCACCGCGACGCGCAGCGCCTGATCCATAATGACCGCAACCATTTCGCGGCCACCATGGTGGCGCTTGGCGATGCCGATGGCATGGTGACGGGCATCACCCGCAACTATTCGACGGCACTCGAAGATGTGCGCCGCTGCATCGACCATAAGCCGGGCCATCGCGTGATCGGCGTGTCGATCGCGCTTTGTCGCGGCCGCACGGTCTTCGTTGCCGACACTGCGGTCCACGACATGCCGACGGCAGAGGAGCTTGCCGATATTGCCGAGGAGGCCGCAGGTCTGGCGCGCCGCATGGGCTACCAGCCGCGCGTCGCGTTGCTCGCCTATTCCACCTTCGGCCATCCCTCGGGGGAGCGTTCCGAGCGTGTCCGCGAAGCAGTAAAGATCCTCGACAAGCGTCGCGTCGATTTCGAGTATGATGGCGAAATGGCCGCCGATGTTGCCCTGAACCGCAAGGTGATGGAGCAATATCCCTTCTGCCGCCTCTCCGGCCCGGCCAACGTCCTCGTGATGCCGGCATTCCACTCGGCATCGATCTCGACCAAGATGCTCCAGGAACTCGGCGGCTCGACAGTCATTGGCCCTATCCTCGTCGGCCTAGACAAGGCGGTGCAGATCACCTCGATGGGCGCCAAGGACAGCGATATCGTCAACATGGCTGCCATCGCGGCCTACGCTGCCGGCTCCTGA
- a CDS encoding VOC family protein yields MPNLENLRKKAKQFKRWHQDRYYPVAAEIRHWLARYRHLNDRQILELEFKLADAQELVAAQEGFESWEALKKGLTEVSATDQQKAACQPTLLDAQPQLFVDDIQAACDFYSQKLGFTIAFTYGEPPFYAQVVRDAARLNLRHVDMPAFHPELRQRERDILSATITLDDVKALFLEYTANGVSFHQPLRLEPWGARTFIVCDPYGNLIAFAG; encoded by the coding sequence ATGCCGAATCTCGAAAATCTCCGGAAGAAAGCCAAGCAATTCAAGCGCTGGCATCAGGATCGTTATTATCCTGTCGCCGCAGAGATTCGCCATTGGCTTGCCCGCTACCGCCATCTCAATGACCGGCAAATCCTCGAGCTTGAGTTCAAGCTTGCGGATGCACAGGAACTGGTGGCCGCACAGGAGGGATTTGAAAGCTGGGAGGCGCTGAAAAAAGGGCTCACGGAGGTGAGTGCAACCGACCAACAGAAAGCCGCTTGCCAACCGACATTGCTGGACGCTCAGCCGCAGCTTTTTGTGGACGATATCCAGGCCGCCTGCGATTTCTACTCACAGAAACTCGGCTTCACGATTGCCTTTACCTACGGCGAACCGCCCTTTTATGCGCAAGTCGTTCGCGATGCAGCCAGGCTCAATCTTCGCCACGTCGACATGCCTGCCTTTCATCCCGAACTTCGTCAGCGCGAGAGGGATATCCTGTCAGCAACGATCACACTTGATGATGTGAAGGCGCTTTTTCTCGAATACACCGCAAATGGCGTGTCGTTTCATCAGCCGCTGAGGCTGGAACCCTGGGGCGCCAGAACATTCATCGTATGCGATCCATATGGAAACCTGATCGCCTTCGCGGGCTAG
- a CDS encoding GNAT family N-acetyltransferase — translation MSVDILNCDAVAEAARPSTAAAPKEDDVLGRIGNLETRLARSAREIDAAQAVRYRVFVEEMKAQLPADAMRRERDFDAYDAFCDHLLVLDRSIEGDAEDQIVGTYRLLRQDVAMANGGFYSASEFAIDELIARHPDKRFMELGRSCVLPEYRTKRTVELLWQGNWAYALKHGMSAMFGCASFPGVHPESHALALSFLYHSVLAKNEWAVGALPHLARDMDLMPAEGVNPKKALMALPPLIKGYLRLGAMVGSSAVVDQAFNTTDVLIVLPISSISDRYLNYYGADAGRFAS, via the coding sequence ATGTCTGTTGACATCCTTAATTGTGACGCTGTTGCCGAGGCCGCTCGGCCGTCGACGGCTGCCGCCCCGAAGGAAGACGATGTTCTCGGTCGCATCGGCAATCTGGAGACTCGCCTTGCCCGCAGCGCGCGTGAAATCGATGCCGCGCAGGCTGTGCGTTACCGCGTTTTCGTCGAGGAAATGAAGGCCCAGCTACCGGCAGACGCCATGCGCCGCGAGCGGGACTTCGACGCCTACGATGCCTTCTGCGATCATCTTCTCGTTCTCGACCGCTCGATCGAGGGAGACGCTGAAGACCAGATCGTCGGGACCTACCGCCTGCTGAGGCAGGATGTCGCCATGGCCAATGGCGGTTTTTACTCGGCTTCGGAATTTGCGATCGACGAGCTCATTGCCCGTCATCCTGACAAGCGCTTCATGGAACTCGGCCGCTCCTGCGTGCTGCCGGAGTACCGTACCAAGCGTACGGTGGAACTGCTCTGGCAGGGCAATTGGGCCTATGCGCTGAAGCACGGCATGAGCGCCATGTTCGGCTGCGCCTCCTTCCCCGGCGTTCACCCGGAAAGCCATGCGCTGGCACTCTCCTTCCTCTATCACAGCGTGCTCGCCAAGAACGAATGGGCCGTTGGCGCCCTGCCGCATCTCGCGCGCGACATGGACCTGATGCCGGCTGAAGGCGTCAATCCGAAAAAGGCGCTGATGGCGTTGCCGCCGCTCATCAAGGGTTACCTGCGCCTCGGCGCGATGGTCGGTTCCAGCGCGGTCGTCGATCAGGCGTTCAATACGACCGACGTACTGATCGTGCTACCGATATCGAGCATTTCCGACCGGTATCTCAATTATTACGGTGCAGACGCAGGTCGCTTCGCAAGCTGA
- a CDS encoding ATP-binding protein: protein MQSLAQLQDRLSAAFGGTAVRAYRGRTAGELSSPPPLRSLYPLLFYWLGGAGLISAILLLLLSHWGGPLVAGLGLVLIAAIAGYLATLLKNGVRPGGRSPDISERVDTTGLLGEVHDVLGDIVVTRTMDRRIIGANETFRRLTGRVKPEGQTCEEIGLAFRPGPQPHRYDVEISTSTGQRIFLWQDVVTRDPANGRLLLQSIARDVTDERLAAESREEARQKAEYNSAAKSRLLATVSHEIRTPLSGILGMAHLIAETKLTQEQQNYLTSIRQSGQALTQLVEDLLDFSTIEVGRFQLHPRSESLRKLVESVVEMLAHRAHEKGIEIGATVSSDVPELMNFDPARLRQVLFNVIGNAVKFTQAGGVFIRVSRAAGELVISVTDTGPGMTAEEQARIFGEFEQGGSLAQKSNGTGLGLAISARIMREFGGSLTVASERGKGSQFTIRFPVEFSEEDTATRNALLAGNSIVLLAPAGAARTAIAETITTLGGRCHLVAGGEAARESLLSLARSGDRPTDIIVDHRMSDDFSLHIADRTEIAALGLRKVLLVNPEERNSYSLDLFDAWLIRPLREQSLIDVLRGRMRGMEKRDALNDNQPGLGPSIAERTAMGGGLSVLLGEDDPINAMLVRVMLEKGGHSVRHVDDFETLLDYALGDDRPDIIISDLSMPGGNGIDMLGRLRGHERRLDLQPVPVIVLTADKSDESRRQVLLNGANRVMVKPVDPVRLLTEVQAVVALSARRAEAR, encoded by the coding sequence ATGCAGAGTCTGGCGCAGTTACAGGACCGATTGTCCGCCGCATTCGGCGGTACCGCCGTCAGGGCCTACCGAGGCCGGACGGCGGGTGAATTATCGTCGCCGCCTCCCCTGCGCTCTCTGTATCCTCTGCTCTTTTACTGGCTCGGCGGAGCAGGTCTCATTTCGGCGATCCTGCTGCTGTTGCTTTCTCACTGGGGCGGGCCACTCGTTGCAGGCCTCGGCCTTGTCCTGATCGCCGCGATTGCAGGCTATCTTGCCACGCTTTTGAAGAACGGCGTCAGGCCCGGCGGGCGAAGCCCGGATATATCTGAACGTGTCGATACTACCGGCCTGCTCGGTGAGGTCCATGACGTGCTCGGCGACATCGTCGTCACCCGGACGATGGACCGCCGCATCATCGGCGCCAATGAGACGTTCCGCCGGCTGACCGGGCGCGTCAAACCCGAAGGCCAGACTTGCGAGGAGATCGGCCTTGCCTTCCGCCCCGGCCCTCAGCCGCACCGCTATGATGTCGAAATCTCGACATCGACCGGCCAGCGCATCTTTCTCTGGCAAGATGTGGTGACCCGCGATCCGGCAAATGGACGCCTGCTTCTGCAGAGCATCGCGCGCGACGTGACCGACGAGCGGCTTGCCGCCGAAAGCCGTGAGGAGGCTCGGCAGAAGGCCGAATATAACAGCGCCGCCAAATCGCGGCTGCTTGCCACGGTCAGCCACGAAATCCGCACGCCTCTGTCAGGCATTCTCGGCATGGCGCATCTGATCGCAGAAACGAAGCTCACGCAGGAGCAGCAGAACTACCTCACCAGTATCCGCCAGTCCGGTCAGGCGCTGACGCAGCTGGTTGAGGATTTGCTCGACTTTTCCACTATCGAGGTCGGCCGCTTCCAGCTTCATCCGCGCTCGGAATCCCTGCGCAAGCTGGTCGAAAGCGTTGTCGAGATGCTCGCCCATCGCGCCCATGAGAAGGGTATCGAGATCGGCGCGACAGTTTCCTCCGACGTACCGGAGCTCATGAACTTCGATCCGGCGCGACTGCGGCAGGTGCTCTTCAATGTCATCGGCAATGCCGTCAAGTTCACCCAGGCCGGCGGTGTCTTCATCCGCGTCTCCCGAGCTGCCGGTGAACTGGTGATATCGGTGACCGATACCGGGCCCGGCATGACGGCGGAGGAGCAGGCGCGCATATTTGGGGAATTCGAACAGGGCGGTTCGCTTGCCCAGAAGAGCAACGGCACGGGCCTCGGCCTTGCAATCTCCGCCCGTATCATGCGCGAATTCGGCGGTTCGCTGACAGTCGCAAGCGAGAGGGGCAAAGGCAGCCAGTTCACCATCCGCTTTCCTGTCGAATTTTCGGAAGAGGATACAGCCACCCGGAATGCATTGCTGGCAGGAAACAGCATCGTGCTGCTCGCCCCGGCGGGCGCAGCACGCACGGCGATCGCCGAAACGATCACGACGCTTGGCGGACGCTGCCACCTTGTCGCCGGTGGCGAGGCGGCGCGCGAAAGTCTGCTGTCGCTAGCCCGCAGCGGCGACCGACCGACCGATATTATCGTCGATCACCGCATGTCCGACGATTTCTCGCTGCACATCGCTGATCGCACGGAGATCGCGGCACTGGGCCTGCGCAAGGTGCTGCTCGTCAATCCGGAAGAGCGCAACTCCTATTCGCTCGACCTCTTCGATGCGTGGCTGATCCGGCCGCTGCGCGAGCAGTCGCTGATCGACGTGCTGCGTGGACGTATGCGCGGCATGGAAAAGCGCGATGCGCTGAACGACAACCAGCCCGGGCTCGGCCCGTCCATTGCAGAACGGACGGCGATGGGTGGCGGTCTTTCTGTCCTCCTCGGCGAGGACGATCCGATCAACGCCATGCTGGTGCGCGTCATGCTGGAAAAAGGCGGCCATTCCGTCAGGCACGTGGATGATTTCGAAACCCTGCTCGATTATGCGCTGGGTGACGACAGGCCAGATATCATCATCAGCGATCTCTCCATGCCCGGCGGCAATGGCATCGACATGCTCGGACGCCTGCGCGGACACGAACGACGGCTCGATCTTCAGCCCGTCCCGGTCATTGTCCTGACTGCCGACAAGAGTGACGAATCGCGGCGACAGGTCTTGCTCAACGGCGCCAATCGCGTCATGGTGAAGCCGGTGGATCCAGTCAGGCTGTTGACCGAAGTACAGGCGGTTGTTGCGCTTTCGGCACGCCGGGCTGAGGCGCGCTGA
- the lspA gene encoding signal peptidase II, producing the protein MTDLATARPALFSRPLPILIFIVIAVILDQIVKIAVDHYLPLQEAVPVIPMLALYRTYNLGVAFSMLSGMDGWFIVGMRLIIVAFVLYLWHRTAKDRWLAHLGYALIIAGAIGNLIDRFAYGHVIDYILFHTETWSFAVFNLADSFITVGAGCVIVDEMLQKPKKTDH; encoded by the coding sequence ATGACCGATCTTGCGACCGCACGCCCGGCGCTCTTTTCACGACCGCTGCCGATCTTGATCTTCATCGTGATCGCCGTCATCCTCGACCAGATCGTCAAGATCGCCGTCGACCATTATCTTCCGCTGCAGGAAGCCGTGCCCGTCATTCCGATGCTGGCGCTCTACCGCACTTACAATCTGGGCGTCGCGTTCTCGATGCTATCAGGCATGGATGGCTGGTTCATCGTCGGCATGCGCCTGATCATCGTCGCTTTCGTTCTTTATCTCTGGCATCGCACGGCCAAGGACCGCTGGCTGGCGCATCTCGGTTACGCGCTGATCATTGCAGGAGCGATCGGCAATCTCATCGACCGTTTCGCCTATGGCCATGTGATCGACTATATCCTCTTCCACACGGAAACCTGGTCCTTCGCCGTGTTCAATCTCGCCGACAGTTTTATCACCGTTGGCGCAGGCTGCGTCATTGTCGATGAGATGCTGCAGAAGCCGAAAAAGACGGATCATTAA
- a CDS encoding RNA methyltransferase — translation MNEFHDRGPRRVGQVKEVTSLANPIIKDIKALTNKKSREESGTFMAEGLKLVIDAIELGWTIRTLVYAKAAKGKPLVEQMAAKTVASGGLVLEVSEKVISSITRRDNPQMVVGIFETRWAKLRDIRPKDGETWVALDRVRDPGNLGTIIRTADAAGASGVILVGETTDPFSLETVRATMGSVFAVQVAHATAEEFIAWKKQAGVSVVATHLAGSVDYRTIDYKKKPVVLLMGNEQSGLPDQLAREADALARIPQQGRADSLNLGVATAVMLFEARRHLLSLSEGK, via the coding sequence ATGAACGAATTCCACGATCGCGGCCCCCGCAGGGTTGGGCAGGTGAAGGAAGTCACCTCGCTTGCCAATCCGATCATTAAAGACATCAAGGCGCTGACCAACAAGAAGTCGCGTGAAGAGAGCGGCACCTTCATGGCTGAAGGGCTGAAGCTCGTCATCGACGCGATCGAGCTCGGCTGGACAATCCGCACGCTCGTCTACGCCAAGGCAGCCAAGGGCAAGCCGCTGGTCGAGCAGATGGCGGCAAAGACCGTAGCGTCCGGCGGCCTGGTGCTCGAAGTCAGCGAGAAGGTGATCTCCTCGATCACGCGTCGCGACAATCCGCAGATGGTGGTCGGCATATTCGAAACGCGCTGGGCAAAGCTCAGGGATATCCGGCCGAAGGATGGAGAGACGTGGGTGGCGCTCGACCGCGTGCGCGATCCGGGCAATCTTGGAACGATCATCCGGACGGCTGACGCGGCCGGCGCCTCCGGCGTCATTCTTGTCGGCGAAACGACCGATCCTTTCTCGCTAGAAACGGTGCGGGCCACCATGGGCTCGGTCTTTGCCGTTCAGGTCGCCCATGCAACTGCGGAGGAATTCATCGCCTGGAAGAAGCAGGCGGGCGTTTCCGTCGTCGCGACCCATCTTGCCGGCTCGGTCGACTATCGCACGATCGACTACAAGAAGAAGCCGGTCGTGCTTCTGATGGGCAACGAACAATCCGGCCTGCCGGACCAGCTTGCCAGGGAAGCGGACGCGCTTGCCCGCATTCCGCAGCAGGGCCGCGCCGATTCCCTCAATCTCGGCGTTGCCACCGCCGTCATGCTTTTCGAGGCACGCCGCCATCTCCTCTCACTATCCGAGGGCAAATGA
- a CDS encoding class I SAM-dependent methyltransferase, whose amino-acid sequence MKQRERRPGAKTSAGPSGGRRTDARPAMPEKTAAKPAPQREQRPPAAIPAAIDRPLMVRNGERPAERVPVILDSTGAGDFHLIDSGNGQKLEQYGPYRIVRPEGQALWQPTLPAHAWEKVDAVFTGDTDEEGTGRWRFPKEAHGETWPLNLLGVDFFGRFTSFRHVGVFPEQIVHWSWMKEQVERAGRPLKVLNLFGYTGVASLVAAAAGAEVTHVDASKKAIGWARENQALGRMEKLPIRWICEDAMKFILREERRGSQYDIILTDPPKFGRGPNGEVWHLFEHLPLMLDICREILSPRAVGLVLTAYSIRASFYSIHELMRETMRGAGGVVESGELVIREAGLDGKTPGRALSTSLFSRWVPK is encoded by the coding sequence TTGAAACAGAGAGAACGCCGGCCCGGCGCGAAGACGTCGGCAGGCCCTTCGGGCGGACGCCGCACCGATGCGCGACCTGCAATGCCGGAGAAGACGGCCGCAAAACCTGCACCTCAGCGCGAACAGCGCCCACCGGCAGCTATTCCGGCAGCAATCGACCGCCCGCTCATGGTGCGCAATGGCGAGCGGCCGGCTGAACGCGTCCCCGTCATCCTCGATTCGACGGGCGCCGGCGATTTCCATCTGATCGACAGCGGCAACGGTCAAAAGCTGGAGCAGTACGGCCCCTACCGTATCGTGCGCCCTGAGGGACAGGCACTGTGGCAGCCAACGCTGCCCGCCCATGCCTGGGAGAAGGTCGACGCTGTCTTCACCGGCGATACGGATGAGGAAGGCACCGGCCGCTGGCGTTTTCCGAAGGAGGCGCATGGCGAGACCTGGCCCCTCAACCTGCTCGGCGTCGATTTCTTCGGTCGCTTCACCTCCTTCCGGCACGTCGGCGTTTTTCCCGAGCAGATCGTGCATTGGAGCTGGATGAAAGAACAGGTGGAACGGGCTGGGCGACCTCTGAAGGTGCTGAACCTCTTCGGTTATACCGGCGTCGCCTCACTGGTCGCCGCCGCCGCCGGTGCGGAGGTCACGCATGTGGACGCGTCGAAGAAGGCGATCGGTTGGGCCCGCGAAAACCAGGCGCTGGGACGCATGGAGAAATTGCCGATCCGCTGGATCTGCGAGGACGCCATGAAATTCATCCTGCGCGAAGAGCGCCGCGGCAGCCAATACGACATCATTCTCACCGACCCGCCGAAATTCGGCCGCGGGCCGAACGGCGAGGTCTGGCATCTCTTCGAACACCTGCCGCTGATGCTGGATATCTGCCGCGAGATCCTATCGCCTAGAGCCGTCGGCCTGGTGCTGACCGCCTATTCGATCCGGGCGAGCTTCTATTCGATCCACGAATTGATGCGCGAGACAATGCGCGGGGCCGGCGGCGTGGTCGAATCCGGCGAACTCGTCATCCGCGAGGCAGGCCTCGACGGCAAGACGCCGGGTCGGGCGCTCTCCACTTCCCTCTTTTCCCGCTGGGTGCCGAAATGA
- a CDS encoding carbon monoxide dehydrogenase subunit G, translating into MELIGEERIAAPRDVVWAAMNDPDIIRQCIPGCQSVEKLSPTQFLATVKVGFGLFSVTFNGEIRLSNVNVPRSYTIAAEGRGGIAGFARGEADVTLVDEGLHTLLCYKADGDTGGRVAELGGRLIRTTLEKLARRFWGSFNAAVVEKAAG; encoded by the coding sequence ATGGAACTGATCGGGGAGGAACGCATCGCCGCGCCGCGGGATGTCGTATGGGCGGCCATGAACGATCCCGATATCATCAGGCAATGCATTCCCGGCTGCCAGAGCGTCGAAAAGCTGTCGCCGACACAATTCCTGGCAACGGTCAAAGTCGGTTTCGGACTGTTTTCCGTCACGTTCAACGGCGAGATCAGGCTTTCGAATGTCAATGTGCCGCGCAGTTACACCATCGCCGCGGAAGGGCGGGGCGGGATTGCCGGCTTTGCAAGAGGCGAAGCCGATGTGACCCTGGTGGACGAGGGCCTGCATACCTTGCTGTGTTATAAGGCGGACGGTGATACGGGTGGCCGGGTCGCCGAACTCGGCGGCAGGCTGATCCGAACGACGCTGGAAAAGCTCGCGCGACGCTTCTGGGGCAGCTTCAATGCGGCCGTCGTCGAAAAGGCTGCAGGTTAG
- a CDS encoding GNAT family N-acetyltransferase produces the protein MHNPFQAGSTSWKIRPNRPEDAMQLAEIYLSVRRRTFTWVDPGKFHREDFAAHTNGEMISVCEGPAGKIAGFISIWAADDFIHMLYILPEFQGKGAGTALLQSLPAWPEHRYRLKCLVNNSRAKAFYLAHGFQVTGRGASTEGDYEELSFIPATTG, from the coding sequence ATGCACAATCCCTTCCAAGCAGGATCGACGAGCTGGAAAATCCGACCGAACCGTCCCGAAGATGCGATGCAGCTCGCTGAGATCTACCTCTCCGTCCGACGCCGAACCTTCACATGGGTGGACCCCGGCAAATTTCATCGGGAGGATTTTGCCGCCCATACCAACGGCGAAATGATCTCCGTCTGCGAGGGACCCGCTGGGAAGATAGCTGGCTTCATATCGATCTGGGCGGCGGATGATTTTATCCACATGCTCTACATCCTGCCCGAATTCCAGGGCAAAGGCGCGGGAACTGCCTTGCTGCAATCGCTTCCTGCCTGGCCCGAGCACAGGTATCGGCTGAAATGCCTGGTCAACAACAGCAGGGCCAAAGCCTTCTATCTGGCGCATGGCTTTCAGGTCACCGGCAGGGGCGCCTCGACGGAAGGCGACTATGAAGAACTGAGTTTCATTCCCGCCACGACGGGATAG
- a CDS encoding LapA family protein: MTKKIINLLILLPLGVILIIFCVANRQNVTLAFNPFRPEDQVLSLAAPFFVFLLIAFIIGMLVGSAATWFNQGKHRKRARVEAKEAIRWQGEAGRHKTRAEEIAGQLPSR, translated from the coding sequence ATGACCAAGAAGATCATCAACCTTTTGATTTTGCTGCCACTCGGCGTCATCCTGATCATCTTCTGCGTCGCCAACCGACAGAATGTGACGCTTGCCTTCAATCCGTTTCGCCCGGAAGATCAGGTTCTTTCCCTCGCCGCGCCTTTCTTCGTCTTCCTGCTGATCGCCTTCATCATTGGCATGCTGGTGGGTTCTGCTGCGACCTGGTTCAATCAGGGCAAACATCGCAAGCGCGCACGCGTCGAAGCCAAGGAAGCAATCCGCTGGCAAGGCGAAGCTGGCCGCCACAAAACACGGGCGGAGGAAATCGCCGGACAGTTACCCTCGCGGTGA
- a CDS encoding integration host factor subunit beta encodes MIKSELVQIVAARNPHLYHRDVENIVNAVLDEITDALAAGNRVELRGFGAFSVKNRPSRSGRNPRTGDTVFVEEKWVPFFKTGKELRERLNPGQADEED; translated from the coding sequence GTGATCAAGTCCGAACTGGTGCAGATCGTTGCGGCACGCAATCCGCATCTCTACCACCGCGATGTTGAAAATATCGTCAATGCGGTCCTCGACGAGATCACGGATGCGCTTGCTGCCGGCAACCGCGTCGAACTGCGCGGCTTCGGCGCATTTTCCGTCAAGAACCGCCCATCCCGCTCCGGCCGCAACCCGCGCACCGGCGATACGGTATTCGTCGAAGAGAAGTGGGTCCCCTTCTTCAAGACCGGCAAGGAACTGCGCGAGCGCCTGAACCCCGGACAGGCCGACGAAGAGGATTGA